A window of Campylobacter cuniculorum DSM 23162 = LMG 24588 contains these coding sequences:
- a CDS encoding tripartite tricarboxylate transporter permease: MDTWLYLLQGFEVALSTQNIIIAIIGCFIGTIVGMLPGLGPINGVAILLPLAYSMGLEPTSAIILLATVYMGCEYGGRISSILLGIPGDAAAIMTTLDGHPLAKKGLAGKALCISAISSFIGSLIAITGIVLFAPLLAQWSLSFGPPQYFALIIFALATLGSMLAQKPIRSMLSALIGLFLTTIGIDGNSGVYRFTFDNPHLYDGIPFVILVIGLFSISEILLILENTHTGAVAIKKTGKLLVSVKEFFHCFWTIIRSAITGFFVGVLPGAGATIASAISYMNEKKLAGKDNEFGKGDLRGVAAPETANNASACGSFIPMLTLGLPGSGTTAVMIGALTLYNINPGPTMFSDNPDIVWGLIASLFIANVLLLFLNIPLIGVFVKILSIPIWVLAPIIAVVSAIGIYSINSTSFDLFLIIIIGIIGYILRKLQFPMAPLILGFVLGEMLEVNLRRALSISSGDFSILYDGVITKILLLGALFIIVIPPLVKKIKKSKH; the protein is encoded by the coding sequence ATGGATACTTGGTTATATTTATTACAAGGTTTTGAAGTTGCTTTAAGCACTCAAAACATTATCATTGCAATTATAGGTTGTTTTATAGGAACTATTGTTGGAATGTTGCCCGGATTAGGACCAATTAATGGAGTTGCTATACTCCTACCTCTTGCTTATTCTATGGGGCTTGAGCCTACTTCTGCAATCATCTTACTTGCAACCGTTTATATGGGCTGTGAATATGGGGGACGCATTTCATCTATACTTTTAGGAATTCCCGGCGATGCAGCAGCAATTATGACAACTTTAGATGGACACCCCTTAGCTAAAAAAGGTTTGGCAGGGAAGGCTCTTTGTATCTCTGCAATCAGCTCCTTTATAGGCTCATTGATTGCAATCACGGGCATTGTCTTGTTTGCCCCCTTACTTGCACAATGGTCTTTAAGTTTTGGTCCTCCACAATACTTTGCCCTCATTATTTTCGCTCTTGCAACTCTTGGCTCTATGCTCGCACAAAAGCCGATTCGTTCAATGCTATCAGCTCTTATAGGCTTGTTTTTAACCACCATAGGTATTGATGGAAATTCTGGAGTCTATCGCTTCACTTTTGACAATCCGCATTTATACGATGGAATTCCCTTTGTGATTCTTGTTATAGGTTTATTTTCCATCAGTGAAATTCTATTGATTTTAGAAAACACGCATACCGGAGCAGTGGCGATTAAAAAAACCGGAAAACTTTTGGTTTCTGTGAAAGAATTTTTTCATTGTTTTTGGACGATTATAAGATCAGCAATCACAGGCTTTTTTGTAGGCGTCTTACCCGGAGCGGGAGCTACAATAGCAAGTGCGATTTCTTATATGAATGAAAAAAAACTTGCAGGAAAAGACAATGAATTTGGTAAAGGAGATTTAAGAGGAGTTGCCGCACCCGAAACGGCTAATAATGCTTCAGCTTGCGGTTCTTTCATACCTATGCTAACCTTAGGACTTCCGGGTTCTGGAACAACTGCTGTGATGATAGGAGCTTTAACCCTTTATAATATCAATCCCGGTCCTACAATGTTTAGCGACAATCCGGATATAGTTTGGGGGCTTATTGCTTCTTTGTTTATTGCTAATGTTTTATTGCTTTTTTTAAACATTCCACTCATCGGTGTGTTTGTGAAAATTTTGAGCATTCCTATTTGGGTTCTAGCTCCTATCATTGCTGTTGTATCAGCAATAGGGATTTATTCAATCAACAGCACAAGTTTTGATTTGTTTTTAATCATTATCATCGGTATTATAGGCTATATATTAAGAAAACTTCAATTTCCTATGGCACCGCTTATTTTGGGATTTGTTTTAGGGGAAATGCTTGAAGTGAATTTAAGAAGAGCTCTTTCTATTAGCAGTGGAGATTTTTCTATACTTTATGATGGGGTGATTACAAAAATTTTACTTTTAGGGGCTTTATTTATCATTGTAATTCCTCCTTTGGTTAAAAAAATAAAAAAATCAAAACATTAA
- the mreC gene encoding rod shape-determining protein MreC, which yields MKNKIVFILILAFLVVVSLHYGGLIKKNILFINDFIIGKLYDFKEFVGEKISEHFNQAEQIATLKEKNKELERNAILAITLSNELNRLLEDKNSTQYFPNISLARAMSYVQMNDYKKVWLDSIMHIPSGISGIIYKGYTAGIAVNKDGRTMAILQGDEQCSFSVYIGKDKFPGIIQGQNDKIMVKFIPKYAKIKVGDEILTSGLDNIFFAGIPVGVIDEVIDEEMYLNAKVKPYIEVNIPVYLYLVEHL from the coding sequence ATGAAGAATAAAATTGTATTTATTTTAATCTTAGCTTTTTTAGTGGTTGTTTCTTTGCATTATGGAGGATTGATTAAAAAAAATATTCTTTTTATCAATGATTTTATTATTGGAAAACTCTATGATTTTAAGGAGTTTGTAGGCGAAAAAATTTCAGAACATTTCAATCAAGCTGAACAAATTGCTACTTTAAAAGAAAAAAACAAGGAATTAGAACGTAATGCCATTTTAGCAATAACCCTTTCTAATGAACTCAATCGCCTTTTAGAGGATAAAAATTCCACGCAATATTTCCCCAATATCTCCTTAGCAAGAGCAATGTCTTATGTGCAAATGAATGATTATAAAAAAGTATGGCTTGACTCGATAATGCATATTCCTAGCGGAATTTCTGGAATTATTTACAAGGGCTATACAGCCGGAATTGCTGTCAATAAAGATGGCAGAACAATGGCAATTTTACAAGGTGATGAGCAATGCAGTTTTTCAGTTTATATAGGAAAAGACAAATTTCCCGGAATCATACAGGGACAAAACGATAAAATTATGGTCAAATTCATTCCTAAATATGCAAAAATCAAAGTTGGTGACGAGATTTTAACCAGCGGACTTGACAACATCTTTTTTGCGGGAATTCCCGTAGGAGTCATTGACGAGGTCATTGATGAGGAGATGTATCTCAATGCTAAAGTAAAGCCCTATATAGAAGTGAATATTCCTGTGTATTTATATTTGGTTGAACACTTATAA